The sequence CCCAATCGAACCATTTCATGATCATCAACCAATATAACTTTTGTTTTACTCATCAGCATCTCCTTTCATTATTGGTACATGAATATCCATCACAACACCCTTATTTTCAGCGCTTAAAAACTTCACTGTCCCAGCTAAATCATTAACGCGATCTTCAATATTTTTCAGACCATAACTCAAATCTCGAACGACATCCATATCAAAACCAATACCATCATCAACCATCTTCAGCTGAACTTCTGAAGAAGTTTGATACAAATAAACTTCTAGATGACTAGCCTTGGCATGTTTAAGGGTATTGCTGATAAATTCTTGGGCAATTCGGAAAAAATTGCTTTCAATCGTTTTAGGAAGTTTCCCAATATCTTCCTTATAAACAACCTCAATATTACTCTTATCAGTTAATTCTCTAAGAATCATAGCAAGTCCTTCTGAAAGTGTCTTTCCTTCTAATTCTGTGGGACGCAAATGCAGTAAAAGGACTCGCAAGTCATTCTGAGCATTGTTGAGCATATCTTCAATGGCTAATAATTGTGTCTGCAGTTGTTTTTTTTCCAACTGATCAAGATTATGAGAAACACCTGACAAAATCATAGAAGAAGCAAATAGTTCTTGACTCACTGTGTCATGTAAATCTCGAGCAATGCGTTTTCTTTCCTTTTTGACAATTTCCTGACTGCTAGCAATATAAGCATTTTCCGTCTTTTGCAAATTATTAGTTAACTGCTGCATTTTATGAGAAAGGCGATTAACGTTTTTCCCTAATTCGGTATCATCTTCCTGTGTAATGGCCTGATTAAGCAGAATGCGTTTCAAATTCTGATTGAGATGGCGTTTGCTATTATCATCTAAAATCATCCATACCAACAGTAAAAGAAAAGTCAAGGAAATAAAGGCAGCAAGAAGCGATAAAATAAATTGCTCAAGAACAAGCC comes from Streptococcus troglodytae and encodes:
- a CDS encoding sensor histidine kinase, producing MKKKTILMIFLYAAVTIISIVFVIINSLNLDLKSLLADWLVLEQFILSLLAAFISLTFLLLLVWMILDDNSKRHLNQNLKRILLNQAITQEDDTELGKNVNRLSHKMQQLTNNLQKTENAYIASSQEIVKKERKRIARDLHDTVSQELFASSMILSGVSHNLDQLEKKQLQTQLLAIEDMLNNAQNDLRVLLLHLRPTELEGKTLSEGLAMILRELTDKSNIEVVYKEDIGKLPKTIESNFFRIAQEFISNTLKHAKASHLEVYLYQTSSEVQLKMVDDGIGFDMDVVRDLSYGLKNIEDRVNDLAGTVKFLSAENKGVVMDIHVPIMKGDADE